In one Thermosipho ferrireducens genomic region, the following are encoded:
- a CDS encoding helix-turn-helix transcriptional regulator: MRNKIRVFRAMKNITQEELAKKVGVSRQTINYIEKGKYTPSVLLALKIARVFGCKVEELFILEEGD; encoded by the coding sequence ATGAGAAATAAAATTCGGGTTTTTCGTGCAATGAAAAATATTACCCAGGAAGAGCTTGCTAAAAAAGTCGGAGTCTCAAGACAAACTATTAATTATATTGAAAAAGGAAAGTACACACCTTCTGTACTACTTGCTTTAAAAATAGCACGAGTTTTTGGGTGTAAAGTTGAAGAGTTATTTATTCTGGAGGAGGGTGATTAA
- a CDS encoding MFS transporter, which translates to MSAPLMITLYTLINGLTRNIYQVLFNLYLKNLGYNNEIVGTIMSYNLWGGAILGLLIGFLADKFGRKKVILFTQIFIVIFGIWRLFPTSFLSLYITSFLYGGFNVTSRILSNVFLVDYTHYGNRAKFFGLNFGTVMFTGVIGNALGGMLGDLFGFKSIMILAMLLRIFALVPIWSLKENTRRSNIKIKLTGYQKKVFAYYLFSTMSVGFGAGLFIHFGNVIFYDLFSMSATLIGFVLALAQFGTSLGATFSHKLGKKFGAAKLLLISHFSVPILILLMAFIREPVSFTSIYIARFTIMNMVNPIFSTLILSFLPSNILASTSGLNNFVNNAMRGVAAILFANITRTLNGYWVIFLISSIFYLANALVTLQFYKHINGRDKKLYSN; encoded by the coding sequence TTGAGTGCTCCTTTGATGATAACACTTTATACCCTTATAAATGGCTTAACAAGAAATATTTACCAGGTGCTTTTCAACCTGTATTTAAAAAATCTTGGATATAATAATGAAATTGTTGGAACAATAATGTCGTATAATCTCTGGGGTGGAGCCATTCTTGGGCTTTTAATAGGTTTTTTAGCAGATAAATTTGGAAGAAAAAAAGTAATACTTTTCACCCAGATTTTTATTGTTATCTTTGGTATCTGGCGACTTTTCCCCACCTCATTTTTATCTCTGTATATAACTTCATTTCTTTACGGTGGCTTTAATGTTACCTCGAGAATCCTATCGAATGTGTTTCTTGTTGATTATACTCACTATGGTAATCGTGCGAAATTTTTTGGCCTTAATTTCGGAACAGTAATGTTTACTGGAGTAATAGGTAACGCCCTGGGAGGAATGCTGGGAGATTTATTCGGATTTAAAAGTATTATGATTCTTGCTATGTTATTACGAATTTTTGCATTGGTTCCCATCTGGTCCCTTAAAGAAAATACCCGTAGAAGCAATATAAAAATAAAATTGACTGGTTATCAAAAGAAAGTTTTCGCATATTATTTGTTCTCAACAATGAGCGTAGGATTTGGCGCAGGATTGTTTATTCATTTTGGGAATGTTATATTCTATGACCTCTTTTCCATGAGCGCCACACTTATAGGATTTGTACTTGCACTGGCTCAATTTGGAACAAGTCTTGGTGCAACATTTTCTCATAAACTCGGGAAAAAATTCGGGGCTGCAAAATTACTTTTGATTTCTCATTTTTCCGTTCCGATTTTAATCCTCTTAATGGCGTTTATAAGAGAACCCGTTTCTTTCACATCAATTTATATAGCAAGATTTACAATAATGAATATGGTAAATCCTATATTCAGTACACTTATACTTTCCTTCCTTCCCTCAAATATTCTGGCTTCCACTTCTGGATTAAATAACTTTGTTAACAACGCTATGCGAGGTGTAGCCGCTATACTATTTGCAAATATTACTCGTACATTGAATGGTTACTGGGTAATTTTCCTCATAAGTTCCATATTCTACCTTGCAAATGCCTTAGTAACTCTACAATTTTACAAACACATAAATGGAAGAGACAAAAAACTTTATAGTAATTAA
- a CDS encoding ABC transporter ATP-binding protein, producing MKVIEVKKLTKYYGKNRGVENLSFSVEEGEIFGFIGPNGAGKSTTIRLLLNFLYPDSGKATIFGKDCFKDSSEIKKTIGYIPGEVNYYGNVRVKELLEYSMTFYKGSKLQFKKRMIELAERFSLNLEQKIDELSLGNKKKVAIIQSLIHKPKLLIYDEPTNGLDPLIQNIFFDLIKEENKDGVTVFFSSHILSEVQKLCFKVAVIRDGQIVSVENIDDLTTRQYKKVKLSGDVDITSLSGVSNIKRENNSVSFIYSGNINHLINFLSKKDVKDVSINDPSLEEIFMKYYTKGE from the coding sequence GTGAAAGTTATTGAAGTAAAGAAACTTACAAAATATTATGGGAAAAATCGTGGGGTAGAAAACTTAAGTTTTTCAGTGGAAGAAGGAGAGATTTTTGGGTTTATTGGGCCAAACGGTGCCGGAAAGTCCACAACTATAAGACTTTTATTAAATTTTTTGTACCCGGATTCAGGAAAAGCAACTATATTTGGAAAAGATTGCTTCAAAGACTCTTCTGAAATTAAAAAGACGATAGGTTATATTCCAGGAGAGGTTAACTATTATGGAAATGTCAGAGTTAAGGAGCTTCTTGAATACTCAATGACATTCTATAAAGGTTCGAAACTACAGTTTAAAAAACGCATGATTGAGCTTGCAGAAAGATTTTCACTAAATTTAGAGCAAAAAATCGATGAACTCTCCCTTGGAAATAAGAAAAAAGTTGCAATAATACAATCCCTCATACACAAACCAAAGCTATTAATCTACGACGAACCCACAAACGGTTTAGATCCACTTATACAAAATATCTTCTTCGACTTAATAAAAGAAGAAAATAAAGATGGTGTTACCGTATTTTTTTCTTCACATATACTTTCTGAAGTCCAAAAACTATGCTTCAAAGTAGCAGTTATAAGAGATGGACAGATTGTCAGTGTGGAAAATATAGACGATTTAACAACCAGACAGTACAAAAAGGTAAAACTATCTGGAGATGTTGACATAACATCCCTTTCTGGAGTAAGTAACATAAAGCGTGAAAATAACAGTGTTTCTTTTATTTATTCTGGAAATATAAACCATCTCATAAATTTTTTATCCAAAAAAGATGTTAAAGATGTTTCTATAAACGACCCCTCTCTTGAAGAAATTTTTATGAAATACTATACGAAAGGAGAGTAA
- a CDS encoding ABC transporter permease subunit has translation MNMLKWEFKKIKTSIILWTIAFVLLQLMYSSFFPSMTSEEGSFLAAKLKFLPKFFLKMFGMENLDITNILHYYALQGQFIIILIGSVFGAKIGAGIVVKEESEKTAEFLLSKPVTREKIITAKILTLILSIITFDGLIIIANLIFFNIFNTSEIFDFKLFWLLSLAPLLIHLIIGLISFLISTIERKLQRADAIALGITFTLYSISVLGKLTEKLNFLTFFTPYSYFDPTKIVKTTSLNFSLLLLYIVECSILISISYVIFRKKDIYL, from the coding sequence ATGAATATGTTAAAATGGGAATTTAAAAAGATTAAAACTTCCATCATTTTATGGACAATAGCATTCGTATTATTACAATTAATGTACTCTTCATTTTTTCCATCGATGACTTCTGAAGAAGGAAGTTTTCTTGCGGCAAAACTAAAATTTCTTCCTAAATTCTTTCTAAAAATGTTTGGTATGGAAAATCTTGACATAACCAATATTTTGCATTATTACGCTCTCCAGGGACAATTTATTATTATATTAATAGGCAGTGTTTTTGGAGCAAAAATTGGGGCAGGTATTGTTGTTAAAGAAGAAAGTGAAAAAACTGCTGAATTTCTTCTTTCAAAACCTGTCACAAGAGAAAAAATTATTACAGCAAAAATCTTAACATTGATTCTAAGTATTATAACATTCGATGGTCTTATAATAATTGCAAATTTAATATTCTTCAACATATTCAATACTTCCGAAATTTTTGATTTTAAGCTTTTCTGGCTTCTTTCTCTGGCCCCGCTTCTTATACACCTTATAATAGGGTTGATAAGTTTTCTAATATCAACTATTGAACGAAAATTGCAAAGGGCAGACGCCATTGCACTTGGTATAACTTTTACTTTGTATTCTATCTCAGTCCTTGGAAAACTAACAGAAAAATTAAATTTCTTAACATTTTTCACTCCATACTCATATTTTGATCCAACTAAAATAGTAAAAACGACCTCATTAAATTTTTCATTATTACTTTTGTATATAGTAGAATGCTCAATTTTAATCTCTATTTCATATGTTATCTTCAGAAAAAAAGATATTTATCTTTAG
- a CDS encoding TetR/AcrR family transcriptional regulator, with protein sequence MSGKSEKIKNILDVSIKEFAKKGYELASTNVIAKDAKVSKGLIFKYFKNKENLYIETYKYAIKELKNEYEKFSKEKSSYDFFEFLNKWGLKKLELLYKKPILSKFLLTSLELPEKISQKIQEISSEIFQEIIPDLYHRFSKLSLQDNLPKEKLFQLIIFMIQALGDAYTKQYFKKSNDFIKNKDEILKEWELYLEIIKRGVLKTTPPDNS encoded by the coding sequence GTGAGTGGAAAAAGTGAAAAAATTAAAAATATATTAGACGTATCAATAAAAGAATTTGCAAAAAAAGGGTATGAACTGGCTTCTACTAATGTAATTGCAAAAGATGCAAAAGTTTCTAAAGGATTGATTTTCAAATATTTCAAAAATAAAGAAAACCTCTATATTGAAACGTATAAATATGCAATAAAAGAATTAAAAAATGAATACGAAAAATTTTCAAAGGAAAAATCCAGCTACGATTTTTTTGAATTTTTAAACAAGTGGGGATTGAAAAAATTAGAATTACTTTACAAAAAACCTATACTTTCAAAGTTTTTACTAACAAGCCTGGAACTTCCTGAAAAAATCTCTCAAAAAATTCAAGAAATATCATCAGAAATTTTTCAGGAAATTATCCCTGATTTGTACCACAGATTCTCTAAACTCTCTTTGCAGGACAACCTCCCAAAAGAAAAACTATTTCAACTGATAATTTTCATGATACAAGCCTTAGGCGATGCTTACACCAAACAGTATTTCAAAAAAAGTAATGACTTTATTAAAAACAAAGATGAAATATTAAAAGAATGGGAATTATACCTTGAAATAATAAAAAGAGGCGTGTTAAAAACCACGCCTCCTGATAATTCATAG
- a CDS encoding L-lactate dehydrogenase, with protein MKISIFGAGRVGTSVAFSILHKAVADEIVIVDINLEKAEGEALDLYHGTPFFKRCDVKAGTSRDIKNSDIVIITAGAAQKPGETRLDLTVRNAKIMKDIASQIKEYAPDSLIINITNPVDVLTYLLWKETGFESGRVIGTGTILDTARFRSLVARNCDVSPTSVHAYIIGEHGDSEFVVWSNAMIGGVQLSKFCSFCEKESCTSLEILFEETKNAAYKIIQKKGATNYAIGAVTSTLVESIVKDEKRVWTPSVLIDDIYIGYPAVIGRDGVKRIVKIDLDEEEQGLFERSKNIVREFVSKII; from the coding sequence ATGAAAATATCCATATTTGGAGCAGGTCGTGTTGGAACAAGTGTAGCTTTTTCCATATTACACAAGGCTGTAGCGGATGAAATTGTTATAGTTGATATAAATTTAGAAAAGGCTGAAGGAGAAGCCCTTGACTTGTATCATGGTACGCCGTTTTTCAAAAGATGTGATGTAAAAGCGGGAACATCGAGGGATATTAAAAATAGTGATATAGTGATAATAACAGCAGGAGCTGCGCAAAAACCTGGAGAAACAAGATTAGATTTGACGGTCAGAAATGCAAAGATTATGAAGGATATAGCTTCGCAGATTAAAGAATACGCTCCTGATTCGTTAATAATAAATATCACAAATCCCGTTGATGTTTTAACTTATCTTTTGTGGAAAGAAACAGGCTTTGAAAGTGGTAGAGTAATCGGGACCGGTACAATACTTGATACAGCAAGATTTAGATCCCTTGTTGCCAGAAATTGCGACGTATCACCTACCAGTGTTCATGCATATATAATTGGTGAGCATGGAGATTCTGAATTTGTTGTGTGGAGCAACGCGATGATAGGAGGGGTTCAACTTTCAAAGTTTTGTTCTTTTTGTGAAAAGGAAAGTTGTACATCTCTTGAAATTTTGTTTGAAGAAACAAAAAATGCAGCATATAAAATCATTCAGAAAAAGGGAGCAACTAATTACGCAATTGGTGCTGTAACCAGTACATTGGTTGAAAGCATTGTGAAAGATGAAAAACGGGTGTGGACGCCTTCTGTACTTATCGATGATATTTATATAGGATATCCCGCTGTTATAGGAAGAGATGGTGTAAAGAGGATAGTAAAAATAGATTTAGATGAAGAAGAGCAAGGATTATTTGAGCGTTCAAAAAATATTGTCAGAGAATTTGTTTCAAAAATAATATAG
- a CDS encoding nucleotidyltransferase yields the protein MKVLGIIVEYNPMHNGHLYHLQKAKELIDPDYTIAVMSGNFCQRGEPAIINKFARARMALKHGIDIVFELPTIYAIQDAGGFAYGAIGVLHKTNTVTDIVFGSESADINFLEKVALLLHNQPEGFGQLLKKELKKGLSYPNARKYALKNFLTSSSDEIKKLEKSNDILGIEYIRAIFKYKSKIKYHVIKRIGSNYNDPAFKGKFSSATAIRRLIKEKKDISQTLPEKNLKILENEIANGRGPVFLEDLTCFVIPLFRKMRREDFEKIYGFNEGLDLRFFKYSRECGTLQSLIESIKAKRFTYSRIRRLILMTMLNIEKEFAELSNKYGPQYLRVLGFTKKGQVLLSKIKKRTFIPIITTVSLKEKVLQKVRNDMEKNKRNWDIVPELYTRQLELDILSSDIYTYFYKSEDQRKSGMDFRKPIIEG from the coding sequence ATGAAAGTTTTAGGAATAATTGTTGAATATAATCCCATGCATAATGGCCATTTATATCATTTGCAGAAAGCAAAAGAGTTAATAGATCCAGACTATACTATTGCAGTAATGAGCGGAAATTTTTGTCAACGCGGTGAGCCTGCTATAATTAACAAATTTGCACGTGCAAGAATGGCACTAAAACATGGAATTGATATAGTCTTTGAACTTCCAACAATTTATGCTATACAGGATGCGGGAGGATTTGCCTACGGTGCTATAGGTGTGCTACACAAAACAAACACCGTCACAGACATTGTTTTTGGAAGTGAAAGTGCTGATATTAATTTCTTAGAGAAAGTAGCACTCCTTCTTCATAATCAACCTGAAGGTTTTGGACAGTTGTTAAAAAAAGAACTAAAAAAAGGACTATCGTATCCAAATGCGCGAAAATATGCCTTAAAAAATTTCCTAACCAGTTCCAGCGATGAAATCAAAAAACTGGAAAAATCAAATGATATACTTGGAATAGAATATATTAGAGCCATATTCAAATATAAAAGCAAAATTAAATACCACGTTATAAAAAGAATCGGATCAAATTACAACGATCCAGCCTTTAAAGGAAAATTCTCATCAGCTACAGCCATTAGAAGGTTAATAAAAGAAAAGAAAGATATATCTCAGACGCTTCCAGAAAAGAATTTAAAAATTTTAGAAAATGAAATAGCAAATGGACGTGGACCTGTGTTTCTGGAAGACCTTACCTGTTTTGTTATACCATTGTTTAGAAAAATGAGAAGAGAAGATTTTGAAAAAATATACGGCTTTAACGAAGGGTTGGATTTAAGGTTCTTTAAATACTCAAGAGAGTGCGGGACATTACAAAGTCTAATCGAAAGTATAAAAGCAAAAAGATTTACATACTCACGCATAAGAAGATTAATTTTGATGACCATGCTTAACATTGAAAAAGAATTTGCAGAGCTTTCAAATAAATATGGCCCTCAATACCTCAGAGTCCTTGGCTTTACAAAAAAAGGACAGGTGTTGCTTTCAAAAATAAAAAAACGGACCTTTATACCAATAATCACTACAGTATCACTAAAAGAAAAGGTTTTACAAAAGGTCCGAAATGATATGGAAAAAAATAAACGAAATTGGGATATAGTCCCTGAACTTTACACCAGACAGCTTGAACTTGACATATTGTCAAGTGACATATATACTTACTTTTATAAATCAGAAGATCAACGTAAAAGTGGTATGGATTTCAGGAAACCTATAATAGAAGGTTGA